Below is a window of Blastocatellia bacterium DNA.
CATTTTGACCATCATACCCCTCCCAGTGTGGATTCAAATAACCTGAAAATTGCCCTGTTGAACGCGCCATTCTACGACCACTACCGCGCTGCGTCAACCACGCAGATACACCGGCAACAACGTATAAAACTCGGTGGCGCGAACAGCATCGTCAAGTGGCACCTGATCTAACACCGTGTGAGCATATTCTTCGTTACTCGGAGCAAACCCGATGCAGGGAATGCCGGCTTTGCCCATCCAATAAATGCCGTTGGTGCTGAAATTCCAGCGCCCAATCGGGGCCGGTCCGCCCCACAAGGTTTCATAGGTTGCTTTGGCTGCTTGCACCAATTGATGATTCTCATCGAGCGCCCATGCAGGGAAATACTTGTCCACTTCAAAGACGAAGCCGGTATAGCTCGGCTCGTTGTAGTACATCTCTTGCACGTCAACGACTTCGGCGCCGGGCAACGAGCGAATCTCGGCTAAGGCTGATTCTTTCGTTTCGCCAAACGTTAACCGGCGATCAATATAGATCGTGCATTCGTCAGGGACAGCGTTGATCGAAGGCGTTTTGCACTCGATGTCGCTGACTACAACTGTGCCTTTGCCCAGAAACGGGTCTTCATGGAGCCTGTCATTCAACGCTTCCAGACTTTGAATGAACCGCGTCATTTTGTAAATGGCGTTCTCTCCCAGGTGCGGCATGGAAGCGTGACAGGAGCGGCCTTTGGTGACGCATTTCAACTCAATGCGCCCACGATGCCCACGATAGATTTTCATGTCGGTTGGCTCGCCGATAACAACGTAATCGGGACGAATGCCTTCAACTTCGACCAGCGCGTGCGGGGCAATCCCGTCGCACCATTCCTCCATGTTGCCGAAGTAATAGAAGGTGAATCCATCGCCAAGTCCAAGCTCTTTGATGAACGCCAGCGCATAGACCATGCCCGGCGTTGAGCCTTTCTCGTCGCATGCGCCGCGACCATAGAAGATGCCGTTTTCGATTTTGCCTTGGAAGGGGTCCCACTGCCAGGCGCTCGGATCGCCAATGCCGACCGTATCAATGTGACTGTCGTAAAGCAGAATCCGAGGTCCGCTGCCGATGCGACCGAGGATATTGCCCATGCGGTCAAAGCGAATCTCGTCGTAACCCAGTTTCTCCATCTCACGCGCCACACGTTGGCCAACCTCACCAATCTGGCTGTTCATGCTGGGAATGGCGACCAACTCTCGCAAAAAAGTAATCAGGTGCTCTCGATGTTCTTCCACCTTGG
It encodes the following:
- a CDS encoding YgeY family selenium metabolism-linked hydrolase produces the protein MIPLTEITQAIRAKVEEHREHLITFLRELVAIPSMNSQIGEVGQRVAREMEKLGYDEIRFDRMGNILGRIGSGPRILLYDSHIDTVGIGDPSAWQWDPFQGKIENGIFYGRGACDEKGSTPGMVYALAFIKELGLGDGFTFYYFGNMEEWCDGIAPHALVEVEGIRPDYVVIGEPTDMKIYRGHRGRIELKCVTKGRSCHASMPHLGENAIYKMTRFIQSLEALNDRLHEDPFLGKGTVVVSDIECKTPSINAVPDECTIYIDRRLTFGETKESALAEIRSLPGAEVVDVQEMYYNEPSYTGFVFEVDKYFPAWALDENHQLVQAAKATYETLWGGPAPIGRWNFSTNGIYWMGKAGIPCIGFAPSNEEYAHTVLDQVPLDDAVRATEFYTLLPVYLRG